Proteins encoded in a region of the Rutidosis leptorrhynchoides isolate AG116_Rl617_1_P2 chromosome 9, CSIRO_AGI_Rlap_v1, whole genome shotgun sequence genome:
- the LOC139867367 gene encoding uncharacterized protein isoform X2: MSYLYIVYKCLIAITGYFFLTFRLQNKSESVQQPKANTHANRARPLNRKILDPPKLPQRKKSISQSTEFQVLNNHNSTPPANDNSLSKSQNSRSKDKFRSPIKLKSCNTDKVHPIKDGELASSAKHNTHQPPIELFKKLSLKTESQTKVISSSRPSRVTKALKENVPKSLQQDFRRCVGKPNHHETDRRVTEVNI; the protein is encoded by the exons ATGAGCTACTTATATATTGTGTACAAATGTTTAATAGCAATCACTGGCTACTTTTTCTTGACATTTAGGTTACAGAACAAATCTGAATCAGTTCAACAACCAAAAGCAAATACCCATGCAAATAGAGCACGACCTTTGAACCGAAAA ATTCTCGACCCTCCTAAATTGCCCCAACGTAAGAAGAGCATATCTCAATCAACGGAGTTTCAA GTACTTAATAATCATAACTCCACTCCTCCAGCAAATGACAATAGTCTCAGCAAGAG CCAAAACTCTAGATcgaaggataaattcagatcaccAATTAAGTTAAAATCTTGCAATACCGACAAG GTACATCCAATAAAAGATGGTGAACTTGCATCAAGTGCAAAGCACAATACCCATCAGCCACCAATAGAATTATTTAAGAAg CTCTCTTTGAAAACTGAATCCCAAACAAAAGTTATATCTTCATCACGACCATCTCGCGTAACTAAG GCGCTGAAGGAGAACGTGCCCAAATCTTTACAGCAGGATTTTAGG AGATGTGTGGGGAAGCCAAATCATCATGAAACAGATAGGAGGGTCACTGAAGTTAATATATAG
- the LOC139866376 gene encoding uncharacterized protein: MTIKASFSNVVNVLLDWDVDQNDDLCSWRGVLCDNFSTTVVALNLSNFNLGGEISPAIGDLRNLQSIDLQGNKLTGQIPDEIGRCINLVMLDLSDNMLYGDIPFAISKLKLLESLILKNNQISGPIPSTLTQIPNLKTLDLAENQLTGEIPRLIYWNEVLQYLGLRGNSLTGTLSDDMCQLTGLWYFDVRGNNLTGTIPDSIGNCTSFEILDISYNQITGEIPYNIGFLQVATLSLQGNKLTGKIPEVIGLMQALAVLDLSENELVGPIPPIFGNLSFTGKLYLHGNRLTGPIPPELGNMTKLSYLQLNNNQFSGGIPTELGNLDQLFELNLALNNLEGPIPEQISSCTALNQLNVHGNFLNGSIPSGFRNLESLTYLNLSANNFKGSIPFQLGRIINLDTLDLSSNHFSGPVPASIGDLEHLLTLNLSHNHLNGPIPEEFGNLRSVQIIDMSFNKLNDAIPVEMGQLQNIISLILNNNSLNGEIPTQLSNCFSLSNLNISYNNISGVVPPSKTFSRFPSDSFLGNPLLCGNWLGSICDPYSPKQRALFSRTTVICITLGFVVLVAMVVLTILRSNKPRQYVKESNKGLQGPPKLVVLHMDMAIHTYDDILRITDNFNERYIIGYGSSSTVYKCALKNSRPIAIKRLYTEYQHNFHEFETELATVGSIRHRNLVSLHGYSLSPTGNLLFYDYMPNGSLWDLLHGPAKKVKLDWETRHKIAVGAAQGLAYLHHDCNPRIIHRDVKSSNILLDENFEAHLSDFGIAKSLPTTKTYASTYVLGTIGYIDPEYARTSRLTEKSDVYSFGIVLLELLTGKKAVDNESNLHQLILSKADDNTVMESVDPEVTVTCIDLSQVKKTFQLALLCTKRLPCERPTMHEVAEILQSLLSTAPGTKTTSGPEKKTEYAQYVTGNELHSPQHQKQDDDNSSDAHWFLRFPELVSNNTF; this comes from the exons ATGACTATCAAGGCTTCATTTAGCAATGTTGTGAATGTGCTACTGGATTGGGATGTAGATCAGAATGATGACTTGTGTTCATGGAGAGGGGTTTTATGCGACAATTTCAGCACAACTGTGGTTGCTTT GAATCTGTCAAATTTCAACCTTGGTGGTGAAATTTCACCTGCAATTGGGGACTTGAGGAATCTGCAGTCGAT CGATTTGCAAGGAAATAAGCTGACAGGACAAATACCAGATGAAATTGGTAGATGTATTAACCTGGTTATGCT GGATTTATCTGACAATATGTTGTATGGTGACATACCTTTCGCGATCTCTAAGCTGAAGTTGCTTGAATCATT GATTTTGAAGAACAACCAGATTTCGGGACCCATCCCctcaaccctaactcaaattccaAATCTTAAGACTCT TGATCTGGCTGAAAACCAGCTGACCGGTGAGATACCCAGATTGATATACTGGAACGAAGTACTGCAGTATCT TGGCCTACGAGGAAACTCATTAACGGGGACGCTGTCTGATGATATGTGCCAGTTGACCGGCCTTTGGtattt CGACGTACGGGGGAATAATTTGACTGGAACAATTCCAGATAGTATTGGTAACTGCACAAGTTTTGAGATATT AGACATTTCTTATAATCAGATCACTGGTGAAATCCCATACAATATTGGTTTTCTTCAAGTTGCTACCTT GTCTCTTCAAGGTAACAAGTTAACAGGAAAAATACCAGAAGTAATTGGTCTTATGCAAGCGCTGGCTGTTTT GGATTTAAGCGAAAATGAATTAGTGGGACCAATTCCGCCAATCTTTGGTAACCTATCCTTCACAGGAAAACT GTATCTTCATGGGAATCGACTCACAGGACCAATACCGCCAGAGCTTGGTAACATGACAAAGCTTAGCTACTT GCAGTTGAATAATAACCAATTCAGTGGTGGAATTCCTACTGAATTAGGGAATCTTGATCAGCTTTTTGAATT GAACCTTGCACTCAATAATCTTGAAGGGCCTATTCCTGAACAGATCAGTTCTTGCACCGCCTTGAATCAGCT CAACGTGCATGGAAATTTTCTCAATGGTTCCATTCCGTCAGGGTTTCGTAATCTCGAGAGCTTAACTTATCT GAATCTATCAGCAAATAACTTTAAGGGATCAATACCATTTCAATTGGGGAGAATAATCAACCTAGATACATT GGATCTTTCAAGCAATCATTTCTCTGGACCTGTCCCTGCATCTATTGGCGATCTAGAACATCTTCTAACACT AAATCTGAGCCATAATCACCTCAACGGTCCAATACCTGAGGAATTTGGGAATCTTAGAAGTGTCCAGATTAT TGATATGTCATTCAACAAGCTTAATGATGCCATACCAGTAGAGATGGGCCAATTGCAAAACATCATCTCTCT AATCTTGAACAACAACAGTCTTAACGGGGAGATACCAACCCAATTATCCAACTGTTTCAGTCTTTCTAATCT AAATATTTCGTATAACAACATTTCTGGGGTAGTGCCTCCTAGCAAGACCTTTTCGCGGTTTCCATCTGATAG CTTTCTTGGAAACCCATTGTTATGTGGGAACTGGTTAGGTTCCATATGCGACCCATATTCACCTAAACAAAGAG CTCTGTTTTCAAGAACAACTGTTATTTGCATCACATTAGGGTTTGTGGTACTTGTTGCCATGGTGGTATTAACAATCTTAAGATCAAACAAGCCCAGACAATATGTGAAAGAATCAAACAAAGGCTTACAAG GTCCTCCAAAACTTGTGGTTCTTCACATGGATATGGCAATTCATACCTATGATGATATTTTGAGAATTACTGACAATTTCAATGAAAGATACATTATTGGATATGGTTCTTCTAGCACGGTTTACAAATGTGCGTTAAAAAATTCCCGACCTATTGCAATTAAGCGGCTTTACACCGAGTACCAACACAACTTTCACGAGTTTGAAACTGAGCTGGCGACCGTTGGCAGCATCAGGCACAGGAACCTTGTGAGTTTGCATGGTTACTCACTTTCACCGACTGGAAACCTTCTCTTTTATGACTACATGCCAAATGGTTCTCTTTGGGATCTTCTTCATG GGCCAGCGAAGAAGGTTAAACTTGATTGGGAAACACGACATAAGATAGCAGTGGGAGCTGCACAAGGACTGGCTTATCTTCACCATGACTGTAACCCTAGAATTATTCACAGGGATGTGAAATCATCAAACATATTACTGGACGAGAATTTCGAGGCTCATTTATCGGATTTTGGCATCGCCAAGTCCCTCCCAACTACCAAAACTTATGCGTCAACTTACGTTTTGGGGACAATTGGTTATATAGATCCCGAGTATGCCAGGACTTCTCGACTAACTGAAAAATCCGATGTTTATAGTTTCGGTATCGTCCTGTTGGAGCTATTGACCGGGAAAAAGGCTGTTGACAATGAGTCCAATTTGCATCAACTG ATATTGTCAAAGGCGGATGATAATACAGTTATGGAATCAGTTGATCCAGAAGTTACTGTTACATGCATAGATTTATCACAAGTCAAAAAGACTTTTCAACTTGCGTTGTTATGCACCAAGCGTCTACCTTGTGAGAGACCAACAATGCACGAGGTTGCTGAAATTCTGCAGTCATTGTTGTCTACCGCACCTGGTACAAAGACTACTTCGGGGCCTGAGAAGAAGACAGAATATGCACAATATGTAACTGGAAATGAGCTTCATTCTCCTCAGCATCAGAAGCAGGATGATGATAATTCTTCTGATGCTCACTGGTTTTTAAGGTTCCCTGAACTTGTATCGAATAATACGTTTTAG
- the LOC139867367 gene encoding uncharacterized protein isoform X1 has product MNYVFKDSMDEEMENMKDLVADEASFSNEIDFEYEFDANQFFDFTVDETESEAEEAETWFRFACEHPPSPFIVKLKMMKEAKANKTSSRKKEADKKNSTSSTSDDIDNHKASSREVKIKGVKHHNHIPQDTTKEKSKSTFNLSKPNGSSFMKPTASHLAKQTKECDIHSGGGGRLQKSLVSAVEKLQSPIKSQNQATKRQKLEIGYLRKAAQLKHRALFLHKVTKKAAHLEDRSKSKITTLRKPALVTEERAQRHG; this is encoded by the exons ATGAATTACGTATTTAAGGATTCAATGGACGAAGAAATGGAAAACATGAAGGATTTGGTTGCCGATGAAGCTTCGTTTTCAAATGAAATTGATTTCGAATATGAGTTTGATGCTAATCAGTTTTTTGATTTTACAGTAGATGAAACGGAATCTGAAGCTGAAGAAGCTGAAACCTGGTTCCGATTCGCTTGTGAACATCCTCCTTCTC CCTTTATAGTGAAATTAAAAATGATGAAGGAAGCCAAGGCCAATAAAACCAGCTCCAGAAAAAAAGAAGCTGACAAAAAAAATAGCACATCCAGTACTTCAGATGACATAGATAATCATAAAGCTTCCTCACGCGAAGTTAAAATCAAAG GTGTGAAGCATCATAACCATATACCTCAAGATACAACAAAAGAGAAATCAAAGTCCACATTTAACTTATCCAAACCAAACGGTTCGTCTTTCATGAAGCCTACTGCTAGTCATTTGGCCAAGCAAACTAAAGAGTGTGATATACATTCTGGCGGTGGTGGAAG gtTGCAGAAGTCATTAGTTAGTGCAGTTGAAAAGTTACAATCTCCTATCAAAAGTCAAAACCAAGCCACCAAAAGACAAAAACTAGAAATTGGTTATTTGCGTAAGGCTGCACAATTGAAGCATCGAGCTTTGTTTTTGCACAAGGTTACCAAGAAG GCTGCACATTTAGAAGACAGATCAAAATCTAAAATTACTACTCTTCGAAAACCTGCACTGGTTACGGAAGAAAGAGCTCAGAGGCACGGGTAA